A stretch of the Vitis vinifera cultivar Pinot Noir 40024 chromosome 16, ASM3070453v1 genome encodes the following:
- the LOC100262465 gene encoding putative RING-H2 finger protein ATL21A, whose amino-acid sequence MDAIPFLFSIFLLSTMAANSQACEKSSCHRSELEIRFPFRLEDHQPESCGYPGFDLSCDATMQTILKLPSGEFSVQGIDYGTQEIWINDPKNCLPRLILSLNLSGSSFRGVYYHNYSFFKCSADYRLDSIACLSDDNYTVFATDSSRVINFLSPVCDLIKSVMVPAELPFYDPVWTSDLSSDLLLSWGAPRCGDCEMEGGRCGFRSNSSLEIGCFDVPKRGLPRTARYAITVGVGIPALMCFVGLLCFLCGRVKAFGGRRRPIAEFTSMVTPQPTAVMGLDGPTIESYPKVVLGESRRLPKPDDNTCSICLSEYRPKETLKIIPECQHCFHSECIDEWLHLNASCPICRNSPAKSPPSQSHENGPNF is encoded by the exons ATGGACGCTATCCCTTTTTTGTTCTCCATCTTCCTCCTCTCAACCATGGCAGCCAACTCCCAAGCCTGCGAGAAATCCAGCTGCCACCGCAGTGAGCTCGAAATCCGATTCCCCTTCCGGCTAGAGGACCACCAGCCAGAGTCCTGCGGCTACCCAGGATTCGACCTATCGTGTGATGCCACCATGCAAACCATCCTTAAGTTGCCATCAGGAGAGTTCAGTGTTCAGGGCATAGACTATGGCACACAAGAAATATGGATCAATGATCCAAAGAATTGCCTCCCTCGACTAATCCTTTCACTTAATCTTTCGGGTTCTTCGTTTAGAGGCGTTTATTATCATAATTACTCCTTCTTTAAGTGCTCAGCAGACTATCGATTAGACTCAATTGCTTGCTTGAGTGATGATAATTATACCGTCTTTGCTACTGATTCTAGTAGAGTGATCAATTTCTTGTCACCAGTCTGTGATTTGATTAAATCAGTCATGGTGCCTGCTGAGCTGCCATTTTATGATCCGGTCTGGACCTCGGACCTCAGCAGTGACCTCCTGCTCAGCTGGGGTGCACCCCGGTGCGGAGATTGCGAGATGGAGGGTGGGCGGTGCGGCTTCAGGAGCAACTCCAGCCTGGAAATTGGATGCTTTGATGTTCCTAAACGTG GGCTGCCAAGGACTGCTCGCTATGCCATAACCGTGGGCGTTGGGATACCGGCCCTAATGTGCTTTGTTGGGCTGCTGTGCTTCCTCTGCGGTAGGGTTAAGGCCTTTGGTGGGAGACGCCGGCCCATAGCAGAGTTCACGTCTATGGTCACTCCTCAGCCCACTGCTGTCATGGGCCTCGATGGGCCCACCATAGAGTCCTACCCGAAAGTAGTCCTGGGAGAGAGCCGGCGCCTGCCCAAGCCCGACGACAACACTTGCTCAATATGCTTGTCGGAGTATCGGCCCAAGGAAACCCTAAAGATCATACCGGAATGCCAGCATTGCTTCCATTCTGAATGTATCGATGAGTGGCTTCACTTGAATGCATCTTGCCCAATCTGCAGGAATTCACCGGCGAAATCACCTCCGTCCCAGAGTCATGAAAATGGACCAAATTTCTAG